One part of the Musa acuminata AAA Group cultivar baxijiao chromosome BXJ1-5, Cavendish_Baxijiao_AAA, whole genome shotgun sequence genome encodes these proteins:
- the LOC135674197 gene encoding WEB family protein At4g27595, chloroplastic-like has protein sequence MLSSKSKSGLSEASVSKGTPATPRAGKSGRGGSTKTDPFSPSPQQPSRASIDRSPKSVESRPTIEHRSPKITTSDKQPRSVKGLELQTQLSAAQEDLKKAKEQLASVEKEKSRILEELKLSKKSANEANDKLQDALVAQRIAEEASEIDKFRADELEQAGIDAAQKKEDEWEEEFEIVRNQHAFDVAALLSTTQELQRVKQELAMTTEAKNSALGHADDAMKIAEINADKVELLSREVSRLKALLDSAVEGKNTEASELAEKEMDLKAMLNVAREDFKKSNERLVSAKAEKTHILEELKEAKRLADEASERLKENLSAQERAEEDLEAYKIRASNLEQDKIRSAQKREEEWRTKLEIVENQHALNVAKLLSTTEELEKVQHELRMAIDAKNTALIQASEAMKSAEINAEKLELLSGETSQLKALLDSKLELDLEVFTLKNELEKAKAAEERLVEMEATIEGLRIEVIDSKKAESDTSCLMEEWKKKTGLLEVQLEEANELRKTSLETLASVMKQLEDNNAVLQDKEREVAALGAQVESLRLEVARRTTELNESSQHLGVAEQEAAEMGKMIAVLKSELQIAEEAKIHTLNNEKAAILNMQQLTEERNKLENELDAARCKLEKDRKAMDGLASALHEVSTEVRETRERLLTKQSEVEDCHAQIEELKVSIKTNQKSYEIIQEKAKHEIVSVQDTAERLEKEIGNSRSELDSKVLHFVNSIERSEEEITTMRADMEKITDSLKEAELRVRAAREEELRMMDKLKHLESEAGSASIDAEEAKAESLRLKEMLLDKENELQSISQENDDLRVRETAALEKVKELSLLVAEAASKKPEQNGEISRNSKHSDLTVSVDSSEENTGDVGGAQKANSEVALEKLEEHSSDKVIMEDEKTYNGALEEEEEETDLEGTTWENCKTMDKDLSTEREHETESTYDELDLKMDVVSLDIAKGLTPGNIEIGATSPNKQRQQQQQKKKKAFMQRVGSLLKKKINK, from the exons ATGCTGTCCTCCAAATCCAA ATCCGGATTATCTGAAGCTTCTGTTAGCAAAGGCACACCAGCAACTCCTAGGGCTGGTAAATCCGGAAGGGGTGGATCTACCAAGACAGATCCGTTTTCGCCTTCACCTCAGCAGCCATCACGCGCTTCCATCGATCGATCACCGAAGTCAGTTGAATCTAGGCCTACCATCGAGCACCGTTCGCCTAAGATCACCACTTCTGAT AAGCAACCACGCTCGGTCAAGGGATTGGAGTTGCAGACACAGCTGAGTGCGGCTCAGGAGGATCTGAAGAAGGCAAAAGAGCAGTTGGCATCTGTTGAGAAGGAGAAGAGCCGAATTCTTGAGGAATTAAAATTATCAAAGAAATCCGCCAATGAGGCGAACGACAAGCTTCAAGATGCGCTTGTTGCACAGAGGATAGCAGAAGAAGCTTCAGAGATTGACAAGTTCCGGGCAGATGAGTTGGAGCAGGCTGGGATCGATGCTGCACAGAAGAAGGAAGACGAATGGGAGGAGGAGTTTGAAATTGTTCGGAACCAGCATGCTTTTGATGTTGCGGCACTGCTTTCCACAACTCAGGAGCTCCAGAGGGTGAAGCAAGAACTGGCAATGACCACAGAGGCTAAGAACAGTGCCTTGGGCCATGCTGACGATGCGATGAAGATTGCTGAGATCAATGCAGACAAGGTGGagctcttatccagggaagttagCCGCCTCAAAGCTTTGCTTGATTCAGCTGTGGAGGGTAAGAACACTGAAGCTTCAGAGCTAGCTGAGAAGGAAATGGACTTGAAAGCAATGTTAAACGTGGCTCGGGAGGACTTTAAGAAGTCAAATGAGCGATTGGTTTCTGCTAAAGCAGAGAAGACCCACATTCTCGAGGAATTAAAGGAAGCCAAGAGGTTGGCTGATGAAGCTAGTGAGCGACTCAAGGAGAATCTTTCGGCTCAAGAAAGAGCTGAGGAGGATTTGGAAGCTTACAAGATTCGTGCAAGCAATTTGGAGCAAGACAAAATCAGAAGTGCtcagaagagagaagaagagtgGCGGACGAAGCTCGAAATTGTTGAAAACCAGCATGCCCTGAATGTTGCCAAATTACTTTCGACTACAGAGGAGCTCGAAAAGGTACAACATGAACTTAGAATGGCCATTGATGCAAAGAACACTGCCCTGATTCAGGCTAGTGAAGCAATGAAGAGTGCAGAAATTAATGCAGAGAAGCTGGAGCTTCTTTCGGGGGAAACCAGCCAGCTTAAAGCCTTGCTTGACTCCAAGTTGGAGTTAGATTTGGAGGTCTTTACATTGAAGAATGAGCTTGAGAAAGCAAAGGCTGCTGAAGAAAGGTTGGTAGAGATGGAAGCAACAATTGAGGGTCTTAGGATCGAGGTCATCGATTCAAAGAAGGCTGAATCAGATACTAGCTGTCTAATGGAGGAGTGGAAGAAGAAGACCGGGCTGTTAGAAGTTCAACTGGAGGAAGCAAATGAGCTGAGAAAAACCTCCTTGGAGACTCTTGCTTCTGTCATGAAACAGCTGGAGGATAACAATGCTGTCTTGCAGGACAAAGAACGTGAAGTAGCTGCTCTTGGAGCTCAGGTGGAATCTTTGAGGCTTGAGGTTGCTAGACGCACAACAGAACTCAACGAATCAAGTCAGCATCTTGGTGTAGCAGAACAAGAAGCAGCAGAGATGGGAAAGATGATTGCCGTTCTAAAATCTGAGCTTCAGATTGCAGAGGAAGCAAAAATTCATACTCTAAATAATGAGAAGGCGGCTATTTTAAATATGCAACAGTTGACAGAGGAGAGGAACAAATTGGAAAATGAACTGGATGCTGCTCGGTGCAAACTTGAGAAAGATCGGAAGGCAATGGATGGCTTGGCTTCAGCTTTGCATGAAGTATCGACAGAAGTGCGTGAAACACGAGAAAGGTTGTTAACTAAACAATCTGAGGTTGAGGATTGCCATGCTCAGATAGAGGAGTTGAAGGTGAGTATCAAGACAAATCAAAAAAGTTACGAGATAATCCAAGAGAAAGCGAAGCATGAGATAGTTAGTGTTCAAGATACTGCCGAAAGACTTGAAAAGGAAATTGGGAATTCGAGATCTGAGCTGGACTCGAAAGTGCTTCATTTTGTGAATTCTATTGAGAGATCAGAGGAGGAAATTACCACCATGAGGGCAGACATGGAGAAGATAACTGACTCATTGAAAGAAGCAGAACTCAGAGTAAGGGCTGCAAGAGAAGAGGAACTCCGAATGATGGATAAGCTTAAGCATTTGGAGTCTGAGGCAGGTTCCGCAAGCATAGACGCGGAAGAAGCGAAGGCTGAGAGTTTGCgactgaaggagatgctattggaCAAGGAGAATGAGCTGCAAAGTATAAGTCAGGAGAACGATGACCTCAGAGTACGAGAAACTGCAGCCTTAGAGAAGGTCAAAGAACTATCTTTGTTAGTAGCTGAGGCCGCATCCAAGAAGCCCGAGCAAAATGGTGAAATATCAAGGAATTCAAAGCATTCTGACCTAACAGTCTCAGTTGATTCCTCAGAGGAAAATACAGGTGATGTGGGTGGAGCACAGAAAGCAAACTCAGAAGTAGCTTTGGAAAAGCTGGAAGAACATAGCAGCGATAAAGTGATAATGGAGGACGAGAAGACATATAATGGtgctctagaagaagaagaagaagaaacagatcTGGAAGGTACAACATGGGAAAATTGCAAGACAATGGACAAGGATCTGTCAACAGAGAGGGAGCATGAGACCGAGTCCACATACGATGAATTGGACTTGAAGATGGATGTTGTTAGCTTGGATATCGCGAAAGGATTAACACCGGGCAATATTGAAATTGGAGCAACCTCGCCCAATAAGCAGCGGCAACAACAacagcaaaagaaaaagaaggcattcaTGCAGAGAGTTGGGAGCCTACTGAAAAAAAAGATCAACAAGTAA
- the LOC135674198 gene encoding transcription factor MYC2-like, which translates to MNLWADDNASMMEAFTDLQGFPWAATPTPSTPPLPTASDPGRALIGLPTPAPPPTAYFNQETLQQRLQTLIDGAGENWTYGIFWQSSVDAASGASFLGWGDGYYKGCEEDKRKQRAASAASAAEQKHRKRVLRELNSLISGGGSSAQDETVEEEVTDTEWFFLVSMTQSFVNGDGLPGQALYAGAPSWVAGCDHLAAAPCERARQAQLFGIQTMVCAPVGSGVLELGSTDVILHSPEIMGKIRVLFNFGSPDSPSTAAASLIAPQSAAATPAADQGETDPSILWLTEPSMVEIKDSVSPAPAAADISVTKLPIQLESNPSSTVHIENPASSMEIQKALYGHQQQIHHPQHQSSGSKPQSQPFFSKELNFSGFASNGSVAFHSVKPESGDILNFAGGKRNSSPVPVTGSVFSHHQAAAVADDKKNSKSTGTTSMVSNNDEGMLSFSSAPTRPPSNSQLKSSCGGGVLDGADSDQSDLEASVREVESIRVVEPEKRPRKRGRKPANGREEPLNHVEAERQRREKLNQRFYALRAVVPNVSKMDKASLLGDAVSYINELRSKLQASEADKEELQSQMEIIKKERESAPARPAPPPRYDVKMMKGCHGVEIDVKLLGSEAMIRLQSQKRNHPAARLMAALQDLDLEVHYASVSVVKDLMIQQATVQMSSRVYTQEQLNAALYSRLVAETPPFSR; encoded by the coding sequence ATGAACCTGTGGGCAGATGATAATGCCTCCATGATGGAGGCCTTCACCGATCTCCAGGGCTTCCCGTGGGCGGCTACTCCTACTCCGTCCACCCCACCCCTTCCCACAGCCTCGGACCCGGGGAGGGCCCTCATCGGCCTTCCCACTCCCGCTCCGCCTCCGACGGCGTACTTCAACCAGGAGACGCTCCAGCAGCGGCTGCAGACCCTGATCGATGGGGCGGGGGAGAACTGGACGTACGGCATATTCTGGCAGTCGTCGGTGGACGCCGCCTCCGGGGCGTCTTTCCTTGGGTGGGGCGACGGCTATTACAAGGGTTGCGAGGAGGACAAGCGGAAGCAGCGGGCCGCCAGCGCCGCCTCTGCTGCCGAGCAGAAGCACCGCAAGCGCGTTCTGCGGGAGCTCAACTCGCTCATCTCCGGCGGCGGGTCCTCGGCTCAGGACGAGACCGTCGAGGAGGAGGTCACTGACACCGAGTGGTTCTTCCTCGTCTCCATGACCCAGTCCTTCGTCAACGGCGACGGCCTGCCCGGCCAGGCTCTCTACGCCGGCGCCCCTTCCTGGGTTGCCGGCTGCGACCATCTAGCTGCCGCGCCTTGCGAGCGCGCCCGCCAGGCCCAGCTGTTCGGTATCCAGACCATGGTCTGCGCCCCCGTCGGGTCCGGCGTGCTCGAGCTCGGATCCACCGACGTGATCCTCCACAGCCCCGAGATCATGGGCAAGATCCGCGTCCTCTTCAATTTCGGCTCCCCGGATTCGCCCTCCACTGCTGCCGCATCCTTGATCGCGCCGCAATCTGCAGCTGCGACCCCCGCTGCAGACCAGGGAGAGACGGATCCGTCGATTCTGTGGCTAACAGAACCCTCCATGGTCGAGATCAAGGACTCCGTCTCCCCTGCCCCGGCCGCCGCCGACATCTCCGTCACAAAACTCCCGATCCAACTCGAAAGCAACCCTAGCTCCACTGTCCACATCGAAAACCCTGCTTCTTCTATGGAGATCCAAAAAGCCCTCTACGGCCACCAGCAACAGATCCATCATCCGCAGCATCAGAGTAGCGGCAGTAAACCGCAGAGCCAACCCTTCTTCTCCAAAGAGTTAAATTTCTCCGGGTTCGCCTCGAACGGCTCCGTGGCTTTCCACTCGGTCAAGCCGGAGTCGGGGGACATCCTAAATTTCGCCGGCGGCAAGAGGAATTCCTCGCCGGTCCCTGTCACCGGCAGCGTCTTCTCCCACCACCAAGCCGCCGCTGTGGCAGACGACAAGAAGAACAGCAAATCCACGGGGACGACATCCATGGTGAGCAACAACGATGAGGGGATGCTCTCGTTCTCGTCGGCTCCCACAAGGCCGCCCTCCAATAGCCAACTGAAGTCTTCCTGTGGCGGCGGTGTCCTCGATGGTGCTGATTCAGATCAGTCGGACCTGGAGGCGTCGGTGCGCGAGGTGGAGAGCATCCGGGTGGTGGAACCGGAGAAGCGACCGAGGAAGCGGGGCCGTAAGCCTGCCAACGGTCGTGAGGAGCCTCTGAACCATGTAGAAGCCGAGCGGCAGCGCCGTGAGAAGCTCAATCAGAGGTTCTATGCGCTGCGTGCGGTAGTGCCCAACGTGTCCAAGATGGACAAAGCCTCTCTCCTGGGTGATGCCGTCTCATACATCAACGAGCTCCGGTCAAAGCTTCAAGCTTCGGAAGCCGACAAGGAGGAGCTGCAGTCACAAATGGAGATCATCAAGAAGGAGCGCGAATCCGCCCCTGCCCGCCCAGCGCCGCCGCCTCGATACGACGTCAAGATGATGAAGGGATGCCATGGGGTGGAAATCGACGTCAAGTTACTGGGATCGGAGGCCATGATCCGATTGCAGAGTCAAAAACGGAATCACCCAGCCGCAAGGCTGATGGCTGCATTGCAGGACCTCGATCTCGAAGTGCATTACGCAAGCGTGTCCGTGGTTAAGGACCTCATGATCCAGCAGGCAACGGTGCAGATGTCGAGCAGGGTGTACACGCAGGAGCAGCTCAATGCCGCCCTTTACTCTAGACTGGTTGCCGAGACACCACCATTCAGCAGATAA
- the LOC103985318 gene encoding inosine-5'-monophosphate dehydrogenase yields MNGPRYELEDGFPATRLFAQGVSYTYDDVIVLPGYIDFPADAVNLSTRLSRRLPLSIPCVASPMDTVSEASMSVAMASLGGAAIVHCNAPPEDQAAIVRAAKARRIPFATDPVFFSPSDTVPDFGPAAYALVTESGTSKSRVVGVVAKSDWEGLADRGAAVSEYMRPAPASAPASYDLEKVASFLAGGGLEYAPLVAEDGEVVDLVTKGDVERIKGFPRLGVPSLGPDGRFVIGAAIGTREADKERLEHLVKAGTNVVVVDSSQGNSIYQIEMIKHAKSTYPELDVIGGNVVTIPQAQNLIKAGADGLRVGMGSGSICTTQEVCAVGRGQATAVYKVASFAKDHDVPVIADGGISNSGHIVKALVLGASTVMMGSFLAGSGEAPGVYEYLNGRRVKKYRGMGSLEAMTKGSDARYLGDTLKLKVAQGVVGAVADKGSILKFIPYTMQAVKQGFQDLGASSLESAHDLLRSEVLRFEVRTGAAQAEGGVHGLVSYEKKSF; encoded by the exons ATGAACGGCCCTCGCTACGAGCTGGAAGACGGGTTCCCTGCGACGCGACTCTTTGCCCAGGGCGTCTCGTACACCTACGACGATGTCATCGTCCTCCCCGGTTACATCGACTTCCCCGCCGACGCCGTCAACCTCTCCACCCGCCTCTCCCGCCGCCTCCCCCTCTCCATACCCTGTGTCGCCTCCCCCATGGACACCGTCTCTGAGGCCTCCATGTCCGTCGCCATGGCCTCCCTTGGCGGCGCTGCCATCGTCCACTGCAACGCCCCCCCCGAAGACCAGGCCGCCATTGTCCGCGCCGCAAAGGCCCGTCGCATCCCCTTTGCTACCGATCCCGTCTTCTTCTCGCCCTCCGACACCGTACCCGACTTCGGTCCCGCCGCTTACGCCCTCGTCACCGAGTCGGGTACCTCCAAATCGAGGGTTGTCGGCGTCGTCGCCAAGTCCGATTGGGAGGGCCTAGCGGACAGGGGCGCTGCTGTCTCCGAGTACATGAGGCCGGCGCCAGCGTCGGCCCCGGCGAGCTACGACTTGGAAAAGGTGGCGTCTTTCCTCGCCGGCGGGGGTTTGGAGTACGCTCCGCTGGTGGCGGAGGATGGGGAAGTGGTGGATCTGGTCACCAAGGGCGACGTGGAGAGGATCAAGGGATTCCCGAGGTTGGGAGTGCCATCCTTGGGACCTGATGGGCGGTTCGTGATAGGGGCGGCGATAGGAACCCGGGAGGCGGACAAGGAGAGGCTGGAACATCTGGTGAAGGCCGGGACGAACGTCGTGGTGGTGGACAGCTCGCAGGGGAACTCGATTTACCAGATCGAGATGATCAAGCATGCAAAGAGTACGTACCCGGAGTTGGATGTCATCGGAGGGAATGTTGTCACGATTCCGCAGGCTCAGAATCTGATCAAGGCCGGGGCTGATGGGTTGAGGGTGGGCATGGGATCGGGATCCATATGTACCACCCAGGAGGTCTGTGCTGTGGGCAGAGGACAG GCAACAGCAGTATACAAGGTTGCATCTTTTGCAAAGGACCATGATGTGCCTGTTATTGCTGATGGTGGGATTTCAAATTCTGGACACATCGTGAAAGCTTTGGTTTTAGGGGCTTCTACTGTGATGATGGGCAGTTTTCTAGCTGGTAGTGGTGAGGCTCCTGGTGTTTATGAGTATCTG AATGGTCGCCGAGTCAAGAAGTATCGGGGCATGGGCTCTTTAGAAGCTATGACAAAGGGTAGTGATGCCCGCTACTTGGGGGACACACTGAAGCTCAAGGTTGCTCAGGGAGTTGTTGGTGCTGTAGCTGACAAAGGCTCCATATTGAAGTTTATTCCTTACACCATGCAAGCTGTCAAGCAAGGATTTCAGGATCTTGGTGCATCATCTTTGGAGTCGGCTCATGATCTGTTACGTTCGGAGGTGCTAAGATTCGAG GTCCGAACAGGAGCTGCACAGGCGGAGGGAGGAGTGCAtggcttggtttcatacgaaaagaAATCCTTCTGA